One genomic window of Denticeps clupeoides chromosome 14, fDenClu1.1, whole genome shotgun sequence includes the following:
- the adorb1a gene encoding adenosine A2c receptor, giving the protein MQTRLCRSSNIRENLQSMDATTVFTTPPEPGDLTPVWVAASLRAVDNLTSTAAAASDQSSTLNTPYTVAELAIAALSTAGNLLVCVAVGLNRKLRTVTNYFLVSLAVADICVGAVAIPCAILTNFGIPRDNLYLCLFMLSVLIMLTQSSIFSLLAVALERYVAILMPLRYHTLVTPRNAILVILVTWLLAFLIGLVPLMGWHKALQPAGYCLFVDVVQMSYMVYFNFFACVLAPLLVMFLIYAQIFITVKRQMRRIASERRGIGADGGAGPNAKEGAVARAAQMKQEMRTATSLFLVLFLFTVCWMPLHIINCFLLLCATCPVPMPLLSTAIILSHANSAVNPFLYAYKMKAFRDTFKAIFLCGRGLRAIQRS; this is encoded by the exons ATGCAAACCCGCCTCTGCAGGTCTTCAAACATTCG AGAGAATCTGCAGAGTATGGATGCCACCACTGTATTCACCACTCCACCCGAGCCTGGTGACCTCACCCCCGTCTGGGTCGCCGCCTCCTTACGTGCTGTGGACAATCTAACCAGCACAGCTGCCGCTGCCTCGGACCAGTCCAGCACCCTGAACACGCCCTACACGGTGGCCGAGCTGGCCATTGCCGCGCTCTCCACCGCAGGCAACCTCCTGGTGTGCGTGGCCGTCGGCCTCAACCGCAAGCTGCGCACGGTCACAAACTACTTCCTGGTGTCCCTGGCGGTGGCGGACATCTGCGTGGGGGCCGTGGCCATCCCGTGCGCCATCTTGACCAACTTTGGCATCCCCCGGGACAACCTGTACCTCTGCCTTTTCATGCTGTCAGTTCTGATCATGCTGACCCAGAGCTCCATCTTCAGCCTGTTGGCAGTGGCCTTGGAGAGGTACGTGGCTATCCTAATGCCCCTCCGCTACCACACCCTGGTGACCCCACGCAACGCCATCCTGGTCATCCTCGTCACCTGGCTTCTGGCCTTCCTCATTGGCCTAGTGCCCCTCATGGGCTGGCACAAAGCCCTACAGCCTGCGGGCTACTGCCTCTTCGTGGACGTGGTGCAGATGAGCTACATGGTCTACTTCAACTTCTTTGCCTGTGTGCTGGCACCACTGCTGGTGATGTTCCTCATCTACGCCCAGATTTTCATCACGGTCAAGAGGCAGATGAGGAGGATCGCGTCAGAGCGCCGGGGCATCGGGGCGGACGGGGGCGCCGGGCCAAACGCCAAGGAAGGAGCGGTGGCCCGGGCTGCCCAAATGAAGCAGGAAATGAGGACGGCCACCTCGCTCTTCCTGGTCCTCTTCCTTTTCACCGTTTGCTGGATGCCCCTGCACATCATAAActgcttcctgctgctgtgCGCCACCTGCCCCGTCCCAATGCCCCTGCTGTCCACGGCAATCATCCTGTCCCACGCCAACTCGGCCGTCAACCCCTTCCTTTACGCCTATAAGATGAAGGCCTTCAGAGACACCTTCAAGGCGATCTTCCTTTGCGGAAGGGGCTTGAGGGCCATCCAAAGATCATGA